In Necator americanus strain Aroian chromosome IV, whole genome shotgun sequence, the following proteins share a genomic window:
- a CDS encoding hypothetical protein (NECATOR_CHRIV.G16380.T2), translating into MAEAGQGVEHSNRWRRKKQHSGGDSWSLWHRTSGMLTRILNLLCILQLILATQQLQQELSPYDIEFWDNIAKENIGRRLQMNPHLLKAKKPKNVILFIGDGMGISTVASARINKNQMAGNSYLNEPLFFEKFRSGGLVKTSSFSHHVTDSAAGATALVTGRKVDSSTLGLMPKSGTNCTVERNLHITDGIVEGALQKGIAVGFVTTTRITHATPGALYAKGIRREIEYDGAANKSGILGCTDIAKQLLSYPASEFKVMMGGGANFLLDKSRGGMREDGMNVDLEWSKLGGSRRVISTKDDLHALRASDEKLLGIFTGSHFPMYLKEQLEGKKTVPRLVEMTKKAIEQLQHDEEGFFLMVEGGNIDIAEHANQMHLAFAELYEFEEAIRKAREMTDPLETLIIVTADHGHAVTLPGYLPVEKSIFSSDVSTGLNGNHGQKFEVPGIFFATGPGFRGGFSSDGHVDEEKSAHPLYTHPTAVPNIYGAHGGEDVGIWADGPLADLFSSSLENTEVAYLIKFLLCTGNTNHTFCEISSQGENLERKGFMTGFVESIGTEGLVISAIFLLAVTVLSLLTTVFVTLLHFQQNRRCLRHLNCNSETTLVKSPL; encoded by the exons atgGCAGAGGCGGGGCAAGGGGTGGAGCATAGCAATAGGTGgcgtcgtaaaaaacagcattctggaggcg attcgtg GTCTCTTTGGCACCGAACGAGTGGGATGCTTACTCGGATATTAAACCTGTTATGTATTCTTCAACTAATCCTTGCTACACAACAACTACAGCAAGAACTGA GTCCTTATGACATCGAATTCTGGGATAACAtcgcaaaagaaaatattgggCGAAGGTTGCAAATGAATCCACATCTATTGAAAg caaagaaaccaaaaaatgtgATCCTATTCATTGGTGACGGTATGGGCATCTCAACAGTAGCCAGTGCTAGAATCAATAAAAACCAGATGGCAGGAAATTCTTACCTGAACGAAccgttattttttgaaaaattccgcTCAGGAGGATTGGTTAAG ACGAGCTCGTTCAGTCACCATGTCACAGATTCGGCAGCTGGAGCAACGGCGCTGGTCACAGGTAGAAAG GTGGACTCGAGCACTTTGGGTTTAATGCCCAAATCTGGAACCAACTGCACCGTTGAAAGAAATCTCCACATTACAGACGGGATTGTGGAAGGCGCTTTACAAAAAG ggaTAGCTGTTGGATTTGTAACTACAACCCGAATCACACACGCTACACCAGGAGCGCTTTATGCGAAG GGGATACGAAGAGAGATCGAATATGATGGCGCAGCGAACAAATCTGGAATTTTAGGTTGCACTGACATCGCAAAACAACTCCTTTCTTACCCGGCGTCTGAGTTCAAG GTGATGATGGGTGGAGGAGCGAACTTCCTATTGGACAAATCTCGAGGAGGAATGCGTGAAGATGGAATGAATGTTGACCTTGAATGGAGTAAACTAGGTGGAAGTAGACGAGTGATAAGTACTAAGGATGATCTACACGCACTAAGAGCAAGTGACGAGAAGTTGCTAG GTATTTTCACCGGTTCGCACTTTCCTATGTATCTGAAGGAACaattagaaggaaagaagacaGTTCCACGACTTGTGGAAATGACGAAAAAAGCAATCGAACAGCTTCAACACGATGAGGAAGGATTTTTCCTAATGGTTGAAG GTGGTAACATCGACATTGCGGAGCACGCAAATCAGATGCACCTTGCGTTTGCTGAATTGTACGAGTTCGAAGAAGCTATTCGAAAG GCAAGAGAGATGACTGATCCCTTAGAGACGCTAATTATCGTCACCGCAGATCATGGTCATGCTGTCACCTTACCCGGCTATTTGCCCGTTGAGAAGAGCATCTTCA GCAGCGATGTATCTACGGGTCTTAATGGAAATCATGGACAGAAATTTGAAGTACCTGGCATATTCTTTGCGACAGGACCAGGATTTCGTGGTGGTTTCTCATCTGATGGCCATGTTGATGAAGAAAAGAGCG CTCATCCACTATACACCCACCCAACTGCTGTTCCAAATATTTATGGAGCCCATGGAGGCGAGGATGTTGGTATATGGGCCGATGGTCCACTGGCTGA TCTGTTTTCGTCATCATTGGAGAATACTGAGGTGGCCTACCTCATCAAGTTCCTGCTGTGCACGGGCAACACGAACCATACTTTTTGCGAAATCTCGTCGCAGGGCGAAAACTTAGAGAGGAAAGGCTTCATGACAG GTTTTGTGGAAAGCATAGGCACAGAAGGTTTGGTCATCTCGGCGATTTTTCTACTAGCTGTTACCGTTCTGTCGCTGCTGACAACAGTTTTTGTCACCTTATTACATTTCCAACAGAACCGACGCTGCCTACGACACTTAAATTGCAATAGTGAGACCACCCTTGTGAAATCTCCTTTGTAG
- a CDS encoding hypothetical protein (NECATOR_CHRIV.G16381.T1): protein MLPLRSCQTNIIVTCGNQCNLAREKNIKKLLEQKKKAEAGAREANAGLSSDARMRLKQEEAAAKKAAEEATKVADVKKVKKIDPLKM from the coding sequence atgctacctttaagaaGCTGCCAGACTAATATCATCGTGACGTGTGGAAATCAATGTAACCTCGCTCGtgagaaaaacataaaaaaactgctggagcagaagaagaaagctGAAGCTGGAGCCCGAGAAGCTAACGCTGGACTCTCGAGTGATGCACGGATGAGGTTGAAACAGGAGGAAGCAGCTGCGAAAAAAGCCGCTGAGGAAGCAACAAAAGTGGCagatgtgaaaaaagtgaaaaagattgATCCGCTCAAAATGTAA